In Mangrovivirga cuniculi, the following proteins share a genomic window:
- a CDS encoding Rne/Rng family ribonuclease, whose amino-acid sequence MSNELLINGTQNGCRIALLKDKELVEFHHEEDGNKFTVGDIYLGSVKKVVQGLNAAFIDIGYEKDAFLHYLDLGPRVTSLNKFTKQAQNRKNTSAKLTGFKMEPEINKFGKINEVLSKNQQILVQVVKEPISTKGPRLSCELSIAGRYLVLVPFSNTVNISKKIVKSDERKRLLRLINSIKPDNFGVIIRTVAEGKDVAELDNDLRNLLNKWEDGVRNLKKAKPKDKVIGEMGRASSILRDMLNESFDSITVDDSEIHSEIKNYIKTIAPDKEKIVKKVAEKKKIFEQYGIEKQLKSLFGQSVSLKGGGYLIIEHTEALHVIDVNSGNKSNAESDQETTALNVNLMAAKEIARQLRLRDMGGIIVIDFIDMRNPDNKRKLFKAMKEEMKGDRAKNTVLPLSKFGLMEITRQRVRPELNIVTKEVCPSCGGTGKVESTILIADKIERNLDHVMKNQNQNGVKISLHPFLHAYFTKGIISRRVKWFFKYNKWVHIELDSSKAITDFGFHNKAGEEIELIG is encoded by the coding sequence TTGAGTAACGAACTATTAATTAATGGTACTCAGAATGGATGTCGTATAGCCCTGCTAAAGGATAAGGAATTAGTTGAATTCCATCACGAAGAAGACGGTAACAAGTTTACTGTTGGTGATATTTATCTGGGCTCAGTAAAAAAAGTGGTTCAGGGTTTAAACGCAGCATTTATCGATATTGGATACGAAAAAGATGCGTTTTTACACTACTTGGATCTAGGTCCGAGAGTAACCAGTTTAAATAAATTTACGAAACAGGCTCAAAACAGAAAGAATACTTCTGCAAAGCTGACCGGGTTCAAAATGGAGCCCGAGATCAATAAGTTTGGTAAGATCAATGAGGTTCTGTCCAAAAACCAGCAAATTCTGGTTCAGGTAGTTAAAGAACCGATCTCCACTAAAGGGCCACGACTATCCTGTGAGTTATCAATTGCTGGTCGTTATCTCGTATTGGTGCCATTTTCTAATACGGTAAATATTTCCAAAAAAATTGTAAAAAGCGATGAACGCAAAAGGCTTCTTCGTTTGATCAATTCTATTAAGCCAGATAATTTTGGTGTTATAATAAGGACTGTTGCCGAAGGAAAAGATGTAGCAGAATTAGATAATGACCTTAGAAACCTCCTGAATAAATGGGAGGATGGTGTGCGAAATCTCAAGAAAGCCAAACCTAAAGATAAGGTTATCGGTGAAATGGGACGAGCCTCCTCAATACTAAGAGACATGCTGAATGAATCATTCGACTCTATAACAGTTGATGATTCAGAAATACACAGCGAAATTAAAAACTATATAAAAACGATCGCCCCTGATAAAGAGAAGATCGTTAAAAAAGTCGCTGAAAAGAAGAAGATCTTTGAACAGTATGGAATTGAAAAACAACTGAAGTCCCTATTCGGGCAATCAGTTAGTTTAAAAGGAGGAGGATATCTGATCATTGAACACACGGAAGCGCTCCATGTGATCGATGTGAATAGTGGTAATAAATCAAATGCGGAATCAGATCAGGAAACTACCGCTTTAAATGTAAACCTGATGGCCGCTAAAGAAATTGCCAGACAGCTCAGGCTGCGTGATATGGGTGGAATTATTGTAATCGATTTTATCGATATGCGAAACCCCGATAATAAGCGCAAGCTTTTTAAGGCAATGAAAGAAGAAATGAAGGGGGACAGGGCTAAAAATACTGTTCTACCGTTGAGTAAATTCGGGTTAATGGAAATTACCCGTCAAAGAGTAAGACCTGAGCTTAATATCGTCACCAAAGAAGTTTGCCCGTCATGTGGTGGCACCGGAAAGGTTGAATCAACCATTCTGATAGCAGACAAGATTGAACGAAATCTTGATCACGTAATGAAAAATCAAAACCAGAATGGTGTGAAAATCAGTTTACATCCATTCTTACACGCATACTTTACAAAAGGTATCATTTCCAGACGTGTAAAATGGTTTTTCAAATATAACAAATGGGTCCATATAGAATTAGACTCATCAAAGGCAATAACAGACTTCGGCTTTCACAATAAAGCCGGTGAAGAAATAGAATTAATAGGTTAA
- the gldB gene encoding gliding motility lipoprotein GldB: MAYNKFLVVLTFIFSLLLSSCGGKEDCSIPSEISEINLTVDIERLDFKLDSLNSLRETANFLNKNQGFLAGFLEPQQYQNPNTVVGRFHNLITNPGFDSLQSETRKVFDEQKINEIENELELLFKHIKYYYPDYNIPKVQTVTTGIIRDLYVTDSVIVIGLDYFLGEKGRYRPQQPQYILDHYTPEYIVPKIALLISNKYNKVDLNDKTLLADMIYYGKSYAFVNAVMPCLDERKIMWYSEQEMEAANNNAEIIYSYFVSNELFYDTSPMAKRKYVMERPKTPEIGDQCPGRIGTWLGWQVVQRYQDKTDKSLQELMSTREAEVIFQKAAYKP, translated from the coding sequence ATGGCATACAATAAGTTTTTAGTCGTTCTGACATTTATATTTTCTCTTTTACTTTCTTCATGTGGAGGTAAAGAGGATTGTAGTATCCCTTCTGAAATTTCAGAAATTAATTTAACCGTTGATATTGAAAGGCTGGATTTTAAACTTGATTCTCTGAACTCATTAAGAGAAACAGCTAATTTTCTAAATAAAAACCAGGGTTTTCTGGCTGGTTTTCTTGAGCCTCAGCAATATCAAAACCCAAATACAGTTGTAGGTAGATTTCACAACCTGATAACTAACCCGGGATTTGATTCCTTACAATCAGAAACTCGTAAAGTTTTTGATGAACAAAAGATAAATGAAATTGAAAATGAACTGGAACTCCTTTTCAAACACATAAAGTACTATTATCCGGATTACAATATACCTAAAGTTCAGACTGTCACAACCGGTATCATAAGAGATCTTTATGTTACTGACAGTGTTATAGTGATCGGCCTTGATTATTTCCTTGGTGAAAAAGGCAGGTACAGACCTCAGCAACCTCAATACATTCTAGATCATTATACACCTGAATATATTGTGCCGAAGATTGCACTTCTGATCTCAAACAAATACAACAAGGTCGATCTTAATGACAAGACCTTACTTGCTGATATGATCTACTACGGTAAATCATACGCTTTTGTAAATGCGGTAATGCCTTGCCTGGATGAAAGAAAAATTATGTGGTATAGTGAGCAGGAAATGGAAGCGGCAAATAATAACGCTGAAATCATTTATTCTTATTTCGTAAGCAACGAACTCTTCTATGATACAAGCCCAATGGCTAAAAGGAAATATGTCATGGAGCGACCTAAAACCCCTGAGATTGGCGATCAGTGCCCGGGAAGGATAGGTACATGGCTGGGTTGGCAGGTAGTACAGCGTTATCAGGATAAAACAGACAAGTCTTTGCAAGAACTAATGAGCACCAGGGAAGCAGAGGT